In the genome of Meriones unguiculatus strain TT.TT164.6M chromosome 13 unlocalized genomic scaffold, Bangor_MerUng_6.1 Chr13_unordered_Scaffold_40, whole genome shotgun sequence, one region contains:
- the LOC132651121 gene encoding pro-adrenomedullin-like, with product MKLVSIILIFLGSLAFLGVDTAQSDASSQWELAWNKWALSSGKRELQASSTNSSGLTGEEIVLNSTLVPLQDKESTSKSPQASTPSIAHIGFKHYRPMMNPGSPSSPCRLGTCILQKLAQRIYQLTDKSKDAVAPQNKISPQGYGRRRRRSLPEVLQAQTVVSSQEQTQATAASGDGWQQ from the exons atgaagctggtttccatcaTCCTGATATTCCTGGGTTCACTTGCCTTCCTAGGTGTGGACACTGCACAGTCAGATGCGTCCTCGCA atgggagctggcCTGG AATAAGTGGGCGCTAAGTAGTGGCAAGAGGGAACTGCAGGCATCCAGCACCAATTCCTCGGGACTCACTGGTGAGGAGATAGTTCTTAACTCGACTCTTGTTCCGCTCCAGGACAAGGAGAGCACATCGAAATCCCCACAAGCCAG CACTCCCAGCATAGCCCATATTGGATTCAAACACTACCGCCCTATGATGAACCctggctctcctagctctccatGCCGCTTAGGGACGTGCATACTGCAGAAATTGGCCCAACGGATCTACCAGTTGACAGACAAAAGTAAAGATGCTGTGGCCCCCCAAAACAAGATCAGCCCTCAAGGCTATGGCCGCCGGCGCCGGCGTTCCCTGCCAGAGGTCCTCCAGGCCCAGACTGTGGTgtcctcccaagagcagacacaggcaaCAGCAGCCTCCGGGGACGGGTGGCAGCAATGA